In Candidatus Vicinibacter proximus, the following are encoded in one genomic region:
- a CDS encoding PKD domain-containing protein, giving the protein MNKLFTLIIFAITFPWLSAQDVIINSKKIPVNQELFQKFKQVEEYEINVEDIRKKLENVTKVGVEIELNLGSRKVVLQLFEYDMFKGNAIVKIQTANGIISRNPSKELKTFRGISSSFSGGNAGMTVAKDFLAIIFNENGQTYYLEQKNRSLDPNLSNQFILYKTSDVLPVNGVLCGADLVNKSKEDHKKDFDGREIENRNKRCYEVDLALACDWSYASFYKSPPAAEAAMVNVANFMQLDWATPLWAEYVYAITDIWISPDSLLDPWRNSNDIFTHLDLFTTLQFSIFTNAHDVATLWTTKFTSGAVGVAWLSSVCSVAGVNVCSEFTQGIFLLKQLQSHEIGHNFSCTHDPLGPTIMSPVVNGSGTWSFQSLNQISDYTIRNGGCLADCSGGNIPIAEFDADPPYGCIPLSVQFNNLSVNGVSYKWTFSGGNPATSTSVNPVVLYNSIGKYDVTLEVMNPKCTVKVTKPLFIETNDLPTADFTGGNVDLVVLFVNRSQRGVEYFWDFGDGETSEEFMPEHEYAKDGLYKVCLTVTNDCGSKTICKNIGVYTYPIAEFTSDTTWGCAPKTIKFFDRSSSNVINWTWSFPGGTPSGSFQKDPVVKYTNPGVYKVKLSVNTPKFSTSITKEMYIRIDSIPDAKFSYQSNGPNVDFTNKSVYANTHFWDFGDGTTSVEESPSHQYRDGRYEVKYTASNACGSTTVKDVVIIGTKPTAGFRTQSPIGCVPFTVQYENTSTSSATDFIWTFPGGNPSSSTDRNPIVTYNAKGKYDAKLVAKNFLESDSLTLTDFIEVKVAPTAEFQNSITGFVSYFTNLSTEATNYYWDFGDNKTSTEANPSHNYGVEGEFNVRLITENECGIDTFDKLIAVYLIPKVNFTADTIRGCAPLNVMFTDQSSIDVLEWNWQFENGMPGVSNLKNPIVRFNMAGTYTVKLSVKNSNGTNSATKVKYIEVLSPVLCPKKPGKKGPKSLPNDEALVQVDMSQRAYGILETKIFPNPTNSSLHIQTKENTNYSLVNMTGQKIVSGKTTSITTTIDVSDVQPGTYFVRLENSQINSIHKVIISK; this is encoded by the coding sequence ATGAATAAATTATTTACTTTAATCATTTTTGCCATCACCTTCCCTTGGCTATCGGCTCAGGATGTAATAATTAACAGTAAGAAAATTCCCGTGAATCAGGAATTGTTTCAAAAATTCAAACAAGTTGAGGAATATGAAATCAATGTTGAAGACATTCGGAAAAAGCTAGAGAATGTTACCAAAGTTGGAGTGGAAATAGAACTTAATCTTGGCTCAAGAAAAGTGGTTTTGCAACTATTTGAATATGACATGTTTAAAGGGAATGCCATTGTCAAGATTCAAACTGCCAACGGCATTATTTCACGCAACCCAAGCAAAGAATTAAAAACTTTCAGAGGGATTTCTTCTAGTTTTTCTGGGGGCAATGCTGGAATGACTGTGGCTAAGGATTTTTTGGCCATTATTTTCAATGAAAACGGCCAAACATATTATTTAGAACAAAAAAATCGAAGTTTGGATCCAAATTTGTCAAATCAGTTCATTTTATATAAAACATCAGATGTTTTACCCGTTAATGGAGTATTATGCGGAGCTGATTTAGTAAATAAGTCAAAAGAAGATCACAAAAAAGATTTCGATGGTAGGGAAATTGAAAACAGGAATAAAAGGTGTTATGAAGTTGATTTAGCTTTAGCCTGTGATTGGAGTTATGCCAGTTTTTATAAGAGTCCCCCTGCTGCTGAAGCAGCCATGGTCAATGTTGCTAACTTTATGCAATTGGATTGGGCCACCCCCTTGTGGGCAGAATACGTTTATGCAATTACTGACATTTGGATCTCTCCAGATTCTCTTTTAGATCCGTGGAGAAACTCGAATGACATATTTACTCATTTGGATTTATTCACAACACTCCAATTTAGTATATTTACAAATGCTCATGATGTTGCAACTTTGTGGACAACAAAATTCACAAGTGGTGCTGTTGGGGTGGCTTGGCTTAGTTCTGTTTGTTCTGTAGCAGGTGTGAACGTTTGCAGTGAATTCACTCAGGGAATTTTTCTTTTAAAGCAATTACAATCTCATGAGATCGGACATAATTTTTCTTGTACTCATGATCCACTGGGGCCAACAATCATGTCACCTGTGGTTAATGGTTCCGGAACGTGGTCATTTCAGTCGTTAAATCAAATTTCAGATTATACAATCAGAAATGGAGGTTGTTTGGCAGACTGTAGTGGTGGTAATATTCCTATTGCTGAATTTGATGCAGATCCACCTTATGGGTGTATCCCATTATCAGTCCAGTTTAATAACCTTTCTGTAAATGGAGTTTCTTACAAGTGGACATTCTCCGGAGGAAACCCAGCAACTTCCACAAGCGTTAACCCAGTTGTATTGTACAATTCGATTGGAAAATATGATGTTACGCTTGAAGTTATGAACCCCAAGTGTACCGTAAAGGTTACAAAGCCCTTATTTATCGAAACAAATGACCTTCCAACGGCTGACTTTACCGGCGGAAATGTAGATTTAGTTGTTTTATTCGTAAATAGGTCACAACGGGGAGTAGAATATTTCTGGGACTTTGGAGATGGTGAAACCAGTGAAGAATTTATGCCGGAACATGAATATGCCAAGGATGGACTTTATAAAGTTTGCTTAACCGTTACCAATGACTGTGGTAGCAAAACAATTTGCAAAAACATTGGAGTCTATACATATCCAATTGCGGAATTCACCTCTGATACTACCTGGGGCTGCGCACCTAAAACTATTAAGTTTTTTGACCGATCATCCAGTAACGTTATCAATTGGACCTGGTCATTCCCTGGTGGAACACCATCGGGTTCATTCCAAAAGGATCCAGTAGTTAAGTATACGAATCCGGGTGTTTATAAAGTAAAACTTTCAGTTAATACGCCTAAGTTTTCAACATCCATTACGAAAGAGATGTATATCCGCATTGATAGTATCCCTGATGCAAAATTTAGTTATCAATCCAATGGACCTAACGTTGATTTTACCAATAAGTCTGTGTATGCAAATACTCATTTTTGGGATTTTGGTGATGGGACCACAAGTGTAGAAGAAAGTCCAAGTCATCAATACAGAGATGGTCGTTACGAGGTGAAATACACCGCTTCTAATGCCTGTGGATCTACCACTGTAAAAGATGTGGTCATTATTGGAACCAAACCAACTGCCGGCTTCAGAACCCAATCTCCAATTGGTTGTGTACCATTTACAGTCCAGTATGAAAATACATCTACAAGCAGTGCAACAGACTTTATTTGGACCTTCCCTGGTGGAAATCCTTCAAGCAGTACTGATCGCAATCCAATTGTTACCTATAATGCTAAAGGTAAGTATGATGCAAAACTGGTTGCTAAAAACTTTCTTGAAAGTGACTCATTGACTTTGACTGATTTCATTGAAGTGAAGGTAGCGCCTACTGCAGAGTTTCAAAACAGCATTACTGGCTTTGTTTCTTATTTTACAAACTTAAGTACAGAAGCGACAAATTACTATTGGGATTTTGGTGATAATAAAACCAGCACAGAAGCTAACCCAAGTCACAACTACGGCGTGGAAGGAGAATTTAATGTAAGACTTATCACTGAAAATGAATGTGGAATTGACACCTTTGACAAGCTTATTGCAGTTTACCTAATACCAAAAGTCAATTTTACAGCAGATACCATTAGAGGTTGTGCTCCTCTCAATGTGATGTTTACAGATCAGTCTTCTATTGACGTTTTGGAGTGGAACTGGCAATTTGAAAATGGAATGCCGGGTGTATCCAATTTAAAAAATCCGATTGTAAGATTTAATATGGCCGGAACATATACTGTAAAACTATCTGTAAAGAATAGTAATGGAACTAACTCTGCAACAAAAGTTAAATATATTGAAGTCCTTTCACCTGTCCTTTGCCCTAAAAAGCCGGGAAAGAAAGGGCCTAAATCACTTCCTAATGATGAAGCACTTGTTCAGGTAGACATGTCTCAAAGAGCTTACGGAATTTTGGAAACCAAAATTTTCCCTAACCCAACAAATTCAAGTCTGCATATACAAACAAAGGAAAATACAAATTATTCTTTGGTAAATATGACAGGACAAAAAATTGTTTCTGGTAAAACCACCAGCATTACTACCACGATTGATGTTTCAGACGTTCAACCAGGAACTTATTTCGTAAGATTGGAGAATAGTCAAATAAATTCTATTCACAAAGTGATTATTTCTAAGTAA
- a CDS encoding CotH kinase family protein, producing MKYESLRYFFFLIILTVPYLVFGQDFYDRETIQEIKIYFSFDNWKYRLDSAKTGNDGYLLADSVWINNKKYLSAGVKFKGNSSYSPSRNKNPLHIKLDLVKSADYQGYDDIKLGNAWSDNSIIREPLAYEILRQYMFAPKSNFAKVFINNQYYGLMNNTESIDKGFLFRNFLSSAYSFIKCNPESIGSNFGNGPNLGYLGDNISSYLGKYELESDTGWYELVQLCDSLNNHFEQFNDFADLDKFIWMLAFNNVLVNLDSYTGNFRQNYYLYRNHQGIWNPIVWDLNMCFGGFALPGGITSSLNPTTMQTMTHNLHKSESGWPLIFKLLNDPFYVKMYYAHMRTINQENFVTGNYKEWAKKLQLLVEQEVKNDSNFLSTYENFKIALETNTPGTNGAPTSPGIFPLMDGRANFLKNVLSATPPLIEWTKIPLEVKIGTMVNIYAKISNSNKAYLSYRTQISDRFVRVQMYDDGLHGDGLAGDSIFGVSIPVVKPFTQFYFYAENSQAGSFLPERAEHEYYTLEAKIQMPQVGELVINELVPSNNSGIFNEKGKAKDWFELGNTTDRYLSLNGIKVSDDPQNFISWAFPEDAFISPNEHLLVWADGENGSYLNYHTNFSLSGSAGNLILSSNDLIFDQVSYSSVKVDYSSARCPDLTGGFQLLSKVTPGAANQCLNLIDETPKEKVHVFPIPTNGNVEIHSDKVITEIQLFNFQGTFIRGLKIGKSDLSELPRGIYVIKIIDQDNKVYIKKISKL from the coding sequence ATGAAATATGAAAGTTTAAGATACTTTTTTTTCCTTATAATTTTAACAGTACCATATTTAGTATTTGGGCAGGATTTTTATGATCGCGAAACCATACAGGAAATAAAAATTTATTTTTCTTTTGACAATTGGAAATATAGACTTGATTCTGCCAAGACAGGGAATGATGGATATTTATTGGCAGATTCAGTATGGATTAATAATAAAAAATATTTATCTGCAGGTGTTAAGTTTAAAGGGAACAGCAGCTATTCTCCATCCAGAAATAAAAACCCTTTGCATATTAAACTTGATCTGGTGAAAAGTGCAGACTATCAAGGCTATGATGATATAAAATTAGGCAACGCCTGGAGTGATAATTCGATTATTCGTGAGCCATTGGCATATGAAATTCTCAGGCAATATATGTTTGCACCAAAAAGTAATTTTGCAAAAGTCTTCATCAATAACCAATATTATGGATTAATGAACAACACAGAAAGCATTGATAAAGGATTTTTATTCAGAAATTTCTTGAGTTCTGCGTATAGTTTTATCAAATGCAATCCCGAATCCATTGGTTCTAATTTTGGGAACGGACCTAACCTGGGATATTTGGGAGATAATATAAGTTCTTATTTAGGGAAATATGAGTTGGAATCAGATACCGGTTGGTATGAATTGGTACAGTTATGCGATAGTTTGAATAATCATTTTGAACAGTTCAATGATTTTGCTGATCTGGATAAATTTATTTGGATGCTTGCATTCAATAATGTACTGGTTAATTTAGATAGTTATACAGGTAATTTTAGACAGAATTATTACTTGTATAGAAATCATCAAGGAATTTGGAACCCGATTGTATGGGACCTTAATATGTGTTTTGGTGGTTTTGCTTTACCCGGGGGCATTACAAGTTCACTTAATCCAACTACCATGCAAACGATGACACATAACTTGCATAAATCAGAGAGTGGATGGCCTTTAATCTTTAAATTGTTAAATGACCCTTTTTATGTGAAGATGTATTACGCGCACATGAGAACAATCAACCAGGAGAATTTTGTTACCGGTAATTACAAGGAATGGGCAAAAAAGCTTCAGTTGTTGGTTGAACAGGAAGTAAAAAATGATTCCAATTTTTTATCCACGTATGAGAATTTTAAAATTGCACTAGAAACAAATACTCCTGGAACAAATGGTGCACCAACTTCACCAGGCATATTTCCACTTATGGATGGCCGTGCCAATTTTTTAAAAAATGTTTTGTCCGCCACTCCACCATTAATAGAATGGACTAAAATTCCATTGGAAGTAAAGATTGGGACGATGGTGAACATCTATGCAAAAATATCCAACAGTAACAAAGCTTATTTATCTTACAGAACACAAATTAGCGATAGGTTTGTAAGAGTGCAAATGTATGATGATGGCCTGCATGGGGACGGGCTTGCAGGAGATTCCATATTTGGGGTGTCAATTCCAGTTGTAAAGCCATTCACGCAATTTTATTTTTATGCAGAAAATAGTCAGGCTGGTAGCTTTTTACCTGAAAGAGCAGAACATGAATATTATACATTAGAAGCTAAAATCCAAATGCCGCAAGTTGGAGAATTGGTAATTAATGAGTTAGTGCCATCTAACAATTCGGGTATATTTAATGAAAAAGGTAAGGCAAAAGACTGGTTTGAATTAGGGAATACAACCGATCGATATTTATCACTAAATGGAATTAAAGTGAGTGATGATCCTCAAAATTTTATCAGTTGGGCTTTTCCGGAAGATGCATTTATTTCACCAAATGAGCATCTATTGGTTTGGGCGGATGGCGAAAATGGAAGTTACCTTAATTATCACACAAACTTTTCATTATCAGGATCTGCTGGAAATTTAATACTCAGTTCTAACGATTTGATTTTTGACCAAGTGTCCTATTCTTCCGTAAAGGTTGATTATTCTTCTGCCCGATGTCCCGATTTAACAGGAGGGTTCCAATTGCTTTCTAAAGTTACGCCCGGAGCTGCAAATCAATGCTTGAATTTAATTGATGAAACACCTAAAGAAAAAGTCCATGTTTTTCCAATACCTACGAATGGAAATGTGGAGATACATTCAGATAAGGTGATTACAGAAATTCAGTTGTTTAATTTTCAGGGTACATTTATAAGAGGTTTGAAGATTGGAAAGTCTGATCTGTCTGAATTGCCAAGAGGGATTTATGTTATAAAAATAATTGATCAAGATAATAAGGTATATATTAAAAAAATATCTAAATTGTGA
- a CDS encoding enoyl-CoA hydratase/isomerase family protein, translating into MEVLNSLENGIQIITINRESSLNALNKNVIQILTDLFHEIQKSKNSFKGVILTGAGSKSFVAGADITEFQNISQAEGEVLSLKGQKLFSSIEALEIPVVAAINGFALGGGCELAMSCHLRIAGSHARFGQPELNLGLIPGYGATQRLTRYIGKTKTMELLLTGDMINAEEALRLGLVNQICEPGFELSRSIELLEKIGKKGPKSIAAIIRTVNAYYLNEEKGFALEASEFGKIMESSEAKEGILAFLEKRKPNFRP; encoded by the coding sequence ATGGAAGTTTTAAACAGCCTCGAAAACGGCATTCAAATTATTACAATCAACAGGGAATCAAGCCTAAATGCATTAAACAAAAATGTCATTCAAATTTTGACTGACCTGTTTCATGAAATTCAAAAATCAAAAAATTCCTTTAAAGGTGTCATTCTGACCGGTGCCGGTTCCAAATCTTTTGTTGCAGGAGCCGATATTACAGAATTTCAAAATATAAGTCAAGCAGAAGGGGAAGTTTTATCTCTTAAAGGACAGAAGTTATTTTCCTCTATTGAAGCTCTCGAAATTCCGGTTGTTGCTGCAATAAATGGATTCGCTCTTGGAGGAGGTTGTGAACTGGCGATGAGTTGTCATCTTCGAATCGCAGGATCACATGCCCGATTTGGGCAACCTGAATTAAATCTTGGACTCATACCTGGATACGGAGCAACCCAAAGATTGACTAGATATATTGGTAAAACCAAAACGATGGAATTACTATTAACAGGAGACATGATCAACGCAGAAGAAGCCTTGAGACTGGGTTTAGTGAATCAAATTTGTGAACCTGGTTTTGAGCTTTCCAGGTCAATAGAGCTTTTAGAAAAAATTGGTAAAAAAGGACCAAAATCTATTGCTGCCATCATCCGAACTGTAAATGCCTATTATCTAAATGAGGAGAAAGGATTTGCACTTGAAGCTTCGGAATTTGGGAAAATTATGGAGTCATCCGAGGCAAAAGAAGGAATTTTAGCATTTTTAGAAAAAAGGAAACCAAACTTCAGACCTTAG
- a CDS encoding AtpZ/AtpI family protein has translation MRPNKTRVNAYLKYSGLAFQLFGTMAAGAFLGRWIDQKLNTEKPYFTILFVAIFFFAAMVWVYMDLQKTRSE, from the coding sequence ATGCGTCCTAATAAAACAAGGGTAAACGCTTACCTTAAATATTCAGGATTGGCCTTTCAATTATTCGGAACCATGGCTGCTGGAGCATTTCTTGGTCGATGGATCGATCAAAAGCTTAATACAGAAAAGCCTTATTTTACCATTCTTTTTGTAGCAATTTTCTTTTTCGCTGCCATGGTATGGGTCTATATGGATTTGCAAAAGACAAGATCAGAATGA
- a CDS encoding aryl-sulfate sulfotransferase: MISNTNFRVVIFLFILQIIVNQLIAQKWGYVTLIAPGNSNSVNLLDTNSSVVKSWTNLSGQTAYSSHLMPGGILWRSVGAPNAIFRGGGITGRIQKVDWNGKILFDYTISDNTQCAHHDFCPLPNGNVLVIVYVIKTAAESTAKGGPNASRYSEKLIELKPTGVNTAEIVWEWHLWDHLCQNTNAALSNYVSSIVNNPHMLNINYQNNKNDWVHMNGVDYNEGLDQIVLSSHFLNEMWVIDHSLNKSETSKNTGGKYGVGGGFLYRWGNPAAYGASGPTVFKVMHDAHWVPKDAPRAGFLTAVNNQGVSNNQTAADYFQSSWDGTKYVKSPGQAYLPVNYSFRHSANGYTSNMGSCQELPNGNLLICLATASKVYEVDSTGKQLWVYQGNAPIPQAFRHSKCFIENPQASVSASTMFVNPGESVDLNCSVVATAATGLKYNWSPVQGLSDSTLPNPIAKPNLTTTYTVTVTSAAGCSATASITIAVKSASLEVEVSALDSIICLGEITQLNSKLIGSNGTPQYDWSSNPSGFNSNLPDPYINPEKNTWYHLKVTENGNVAWDSILIQVNPLPQQPSITREDSVLVSSADLGNQWFFYGNPIDSATGKYFLPKETGSYQVQVLDSNGCASILSDPYEFIQTAINDLSWKEAWFLSPNPAKDELVIFNLQPYSNFSLILVDQLGRLVKQVSNVNYLSLQDLYEGVYYLVLKTEKSTSCKKLIITQ; this comes from the coding sequence ATGATTTCGAATACAAATTTTCGGGTTGTTATTTTTTTATTTATATTGCAAATAATTGTAAATCAATTAATTGCGCAAAAGTGGGGATATGTTACTTTGATTGCTCCCGGAAATTCCAATTCAGTAAACTTGCTGGATACTAATAGTTCAGTAGTCAAGTCCTGGACCAATTTAAGTGGCCAGACAGCGTATTCTTCGCATCTAATGCCAGGCGGAATTTTATGGAGGTCGGTAGGAGCACCAAATGCAATTTTTAGAGGAGGTGGAATAACCGGCAGAATTCAAAAAGTAGATTGGAATGGAAAAATCCTGTTTGATTATACCATTTCAGATAATACTCAATGTGCACATCATGATTTTTGCCCATTGCCAAATGGTAATGTTTTGGTTATAGTGTATGTGATAAAAACAGCAGCAGAAAGCACCGCCAAAGGTGGACCTAATGCATCAAGATATTCTGAAAAATTAATTGAATTAAAGCCGACCGGTGTGAATACTGCAGAAATCGTTTGGGAATGGCATTTGTGGGACCATTTATGTCAAAACACAAATGCTGCCTTATCTAATTATGTGAGTTCGATTGTGAATAATCCCCATATGTTGAATATTAACTACCAAAACAATAAGAATGATTGGGTTCATATGAATGGGGTTGATTATAACGAAGGGCTCGATCAAATAGTACTTAGTTCTCATTTTTTAAATGAAATGTGGGTGATTGACCATAGCTTAAACAAATCTGAAACTTCAAAGAATACTGGAGGAAAATATGGAGTAGGTGGAGGATTTCTATATCGGTGGGGCAATCCTGCGGCTTATGGTGCATCAGGTCCCACTGTTTTTAAAGTGATGCATGATGCACATTGGGTGCCAAAAGATGCGCCAAGAGCTGGGTTTTTAACTGCAGTTAACAATCAAGGCGTGAGCAATAATCAAACTGCTGCAGATTATTTTCAATCCAGTTGGGACGGAACTAAATATGTCAAATCCCCTGGTCAAGCGTATTTACCTGTGAATTATTCATTTCGTCATTCTGCTAATGGGTATACAAGCAACATGGGAAGTTGTCAGGAATTACCCAATGGGAATTTGTTAATATGTCTTGCCACAGCCTCCAAAGTATACGAAGTAGATTCAACAGGAAAACAACTTTGGGTTTATCAAGGTAATGCTCCCATACCTCAAGCTTTTAGACATTCAAAGTGTTTTATTGAAAATCCACAGGCATCTGTTTCTGCTAGTACAATGTTTGTTAATCCGGGCGAAAGCGTAGACCTAAATTGTTCTGTTGTTGCTACTGCTGCCACTGGATTAAAATATAATTGGTCCCCTGTTCAAGGGCTTTCAGATTCTACTCTTCCGAACCCGATTGCAAAGCCTAATCTGACTACGACATATACCGTGACTGTAACATCTGCAGCAGGTTGTTCAGCAACCGCATCCATCACCATTGCAGTGAAATCTGCAAGCTTGGAGGTGGAAGTTTCAGCACTGGACTCCATAATTTGCTTAGGTGAAATTACACAACTCAATTCCAAATTGATCGGAAGTAATGGAACTCCTCAATATGATTGGTCTTCAAATCCATCCGGATTTAATTCTAATTTACCTGATCCTTACATCAATCCTGAAAAAAATACATGGTACCATTTAAAAGTGACGGAAAATGGAAATGTAGCCTGGGACAGTATTCTTATACAAGTTAACCCACTTCCACAACAGCCTTCAATTACCAGGGAAGATTCTGTTCTTGTTTCATCTGCTGATTTGGGAAATCAGTGGTTCTTCTATGGAAATCCAATAGATTCGGCAACAGGAAAGTATTTTTTACCAAAGGAAACCGGATCTTATCAGGTACAAGTCTTGGATAGTAATGGTTGTGCATCTATCTTGTCCGACCCATACGAATTTATCCAAACAGCAATAAATGACTTAAGTTGGAAAGAGGCCTGGTTTTTATCTCCTAACCCGGCTAAAGATGAGTTGGTGATTTTTAACTTGCAACCTTATTCAAACTTTAGTTTGATTTTAGTGGATCAACTGGGCAGACTTGTAAAACAAGTTTCAAACGTAAATTATTTGTCCTTGCAAGACCTTTATGAAGGAGTGTATTATCTTGTTTTGAAAACTGAAAAGTCAACAAGTTGTAAAAAACTAATCATAACACAATAA
- a CDS encoding choice-of-anchor B family protein encodes MKYSFSTFLFCLFWFSLNAQDGDLNMKIVAHVPVPEGGSGIWHYVDKNKIEYAVFGSRDAVIIYSLEDPAKPIERFRLPGVNTIWREVYIYGDYIYGVNDNQANGLIIINMKNAPLNITGKFWKANITANGQTAELNTCHTVFVDDKGRLYLNGCSPWRGTLIFDITKQPENPEYLGAQTKRYCHDNFGRNDTIWSADVLDGVLSIWDIKNPSAVKELAAVTTPFAFTHNAWPSDDGKYVFTTDEKENAFVASYDIQDLANIKLLDKYRPKDTEGNGVIPHNTRYLNGFLITAYYTDGVKITDVHRPDNMVEVGSVDTWSGPHGGFNGCWGVSPYLPSGTIVASDIQGGLFVIKPTYIRACYLEGKVIDSLTGLPISNTTIEILAPRKNGKTSDLKGDYKTGYANSGTYSVVYNHPEYFPETISIELKNGLVTIKDVKLKPRNVLLNIKVTVKDAKTLQNIPDARVLFSNHNRDKNSITDQTGMVVVQVFQDTFPYDLFVGKWGYLHKKVIFDSQNPVSEIVILVNKGYQDDFLFDQGWKVTSTASSGTWTRGEPKGTSQGGVVVAPELDLPNDFGVECFITGNEGSTISDDDIDNGGTVLISPVMNLVTYNLPLLSYSTWFANQGGSGIPNDKMVVRLNNGSQTVVLDEIVTPDPKWTTKSKIDLKSMITLTDSMVLTVDIADDNPGHVLEGGFDGFLVTEGRPVGSIDLFNENLRIAAYPSSFLDKTTIELNLIPGLKNSALEVLNLNGVIVSKIQIPDGIQNISVGQGLNPGMYSVRFVSEQGLSNTVRIIKF; translated from the coding sequence ATGAAATACAGTTTTTCAACATTTTTATTTTGCCTTTTTTGGTTTTCACTAAATGCGCAGGATGGTGACCTCAATATGAAAATTGTTGCCCACGTCCCGGTTCCGGAAGGAGGATCAGGGATTTGGCATTATGTTGATAAAAATAAAATAGAGTATGCAGTCTTTGGTAGTAGAGACGCGGTTATAATTTATAGTTTGGAGGATCCTGCAAAACCAATTGAAAGATTTAGATTGCCAGGGGTCAATACAATCTGGAGAGAGGTATATATTTATGGGGACTATATTTATGGGGTGAATGATAATCAAGCAAACGGTTTGATCATAATCAACATGAAGAATGCGCCGTTGAACATCACGGGAAAATTTTGGAAAGCCAATATTACTGCTAACGGACAAACAGCCGAATTAAATACTTGTCATACGGTCTTTGTAGACGATAAGGGTAGGTTATATTTGAATGGATGTTCACCATGGAGGGGTACTTTGATCTTTGACATCACCAAGCAGCCTGAGAATCCTGAATACCTGGGAGCACAGACTAAAAGATACTGTCATGATAATTTTGGTAGAAATGATACTATTTGGTCCGCAGATGTTTTGGACGGAGTATTGAGTATATGGGACATAAAAAATCCTTCTGCAGTAAAAGAATTGGCAGCTGTGACAACACCTTTTGCCTTTACACACAATGCCTGGCCTTCTGATGATGGCAAATATGTTTTTACAACGGATGAAAAGGAAAATGCCTTTGTTGCATCGTATGACATTCAGGATTTGGCAAATATAAAATTGTTGGATAAATACCGTCCAAAGGATACGGAAGGAAACGGCGTAATCCCACATAATACAAGGTATCTAAATGGATTTTTAATTACAGCTTATTACACGGATGGGGTAAAAATTACAGACGTCCATCGACCTGATAATATGGTTGAAGTAGGAAGTGTGGATACTTGGTCTGGGCCACATGGTGGATTTAATGGATGTTGGGGGGTGAGTCCTTATCTTCCGAGCGGAACAATTGTTGCATCTGACATTCAGGGCGGATTATTTGTTATAAAGCCTACCTACATTAGGGCTTGCTATTTGGAAGGTAAGGTTATTGATTCATTAACAGGCTTGCCAATCAGCAACACAACGATTGAAATTTTAGCACCTAGAAAAAATGGAAAGACAAGTGATCTTAAAGGAGATTATAAAACAGGTTATGCTAATTCCGGAACCTATAGTGTGGTCTATAACCATCCTGAATATTTTCCTGAAACCATCAGTATTGAGTTGAAAAATGGGCTTGTAACAATTAAAGATGTCAAATTAAAGCCTCGAAACGTGCTTTTAAACATAAAGGTAACTGTTAAAGATGCTAAAACTTTACAAAACATACCCGATGCTAGAGTCTTATTTTCGAACCACAATAGGGATAAAAATTCCATCACTGATCAAACCGGGATGGTGGTCGTTCAAGTGTTTCAAGATACTTTCCCTTATGATTTATTTGTAGGTAAATGGGGCTATTTGCATAAGAAGGTGATTTTTGATTCTCAAAATCCTGTTTCTGAGATTGTTATCTTAGTTAACAAAGGATATCAGGATGATTTTCTATTTGATCAGGGGTGGAAAGTGACATCTACCGCATCGTCTGGCACTTGGACCAGAGGAGAACCCAAAGGTACTTCCCAAGGTGGGGTAGTTGTTGCTCCTGAACTTGATCTACCTAATGATTTTGGGGTAGAGTGTTTTATAACAGGAAACGAGGGGTCAACTATTTCGGATGACGATATTGACAATGGAGGAACAGTTTTAATTTCCCCAGTAATGAATTTGGTTACTTACAATCTGCCTTTGCTTAGCTATTCAACATGGTTTGCAAATCAGGGGGGAAGTGGAATACCAAATGACAAAATGGTGGTCAGATTAAATAACGGTTCTCAAACCGTAGTTTTGGATGAAATTGTCACCCCAGATCCAAAGTGGACAACTAAATCCAAAATCGATCTCAAATCCATGATTACTTTGACTGACAGTATGGTACTTACAGTAGATATTGCAGATGACAATCCGGGGCATGTCTTAGAAGGTGGGTTCGATGGTTTTTTGGTAACCGAAGGGCGTCCGGTAGGTTCTATTGACCTGTTTAACGAAAACTTGCGCATTGCGGCATATCCAAGTTCGTTTTTAGATAAAACAACCATTGAATTAAATTTAATTCCTGGGCTAAAGAATAGCGCTTTGGAAGTGCTTAATCTCAACGGGGTAATAGTTAGCAAAATTCAAATTCCTGATGGTATACAGAATATTTCAGTTGGTCAGGGATTAAATCCCGGTATGTATTCGGTAAGATTTGTCAGTGAACAAGGTTTGAGTAATACTGTTAGGATAATAAAATTCTAA